From uncultured Campylobacter sp., a single genomic window includes:
- the proB gene encoding glutamate 5-kinase has protein sequence MGRKELLGGAKRIVVKIGTSTLTNVDGSLNERLIKSLVAQICKLKGAGFCVALVSSGAVGAGMGLLGIAQRPKILSRKQALAAVGQVALMHLYERLFWAHDRIIAQLLLSRGDFSDRVRYLSVRNVCAELLSRGIVPIINENDPVVADELKVGDNDTLSALVAGLIDADLLVILSDIDGLYDKNPSEHADAKLLSFIEKIDEHVVKMAGDEGSKFGTGGMATKIAAAQMANQIGTSLIIANGRTDGILLKIAAGEKVGTLFSAGAARLSSRKYWLAYGAISKGAVIIDAGAAEAIKSGKSLLAVGITEVRGEFERGEIVNVCATDGKLLAHGISNYSSCELARIAGAKSDEIEQTLGYKSDDDAIHADNIALQ, from the coding sequence ATGGGTAGAAAAGAGCTTCTGGGCGGCGCAAAACGTATCGTCGTAAAAATCGGTACTTCAACGCTTACCAATGTGGACGGTTCGCTAAATGAGCGACTCATCAAAAGTCTAGTCGCGCAAATTTGCAAGCTAAAAGGTGCGGGCTTTTGCGTGGCTTTGGTAAGCTCGGGCGCCGTGGGCGCGGGCATGGGGCTGCTAGGTATCGCGCAAAGACCTAAAATTTTAAGCCGCAAGCAGGCTCTGGCGGCGGTCGGACAGGTCGCGCTGATGCATCTTTACGAGCGGCTGTTTTGGGCGCATGACCGCATTATCGCGCAGCTACTGTTAAGCCGAGGCGATTTTAGCGACAGGGTGCGCTATCTTAGCGTGCGAAACGTCTGTGCGGAGCTGCTCTCGCGCGGCATCGTACCGATCATAAACGAAAACGATCCCGTCGTAGCAGATGAACTGAAAGTGGGCGATAACGACACGCTAAGCGCGCTAGTAGCGGGGCTAATCGATGCTGATCTGCTCGTGATTTTAAGCGATATCGACGGGCTGTACGACAAAAATCCGAGCGAGCACGCGGACGCAAAACTTTTAAGCTTTATTGAAAAAATCGACGAACACGTCGTCAAAATGGCAGGCGACGAGGGCAGTAAATTCGGCACGGGCGGCATGGCGACCAAGATCGCGGCGGCGCAAATGGCAAATCAGATCGGCACAAGCCTGATCATCGCAAACGGGCGTACGGACGGAATTTTGCTTAAAATAGCGGCAGGCGAGAAGGTCGGCACCCTCTTTAGCGCGGGCGCGGCGCGGCTTAGCTCGCGTAAATATTGGCTCGCATACGGCGCGATCAGCAAAGGCGCGGTGATTATCGACGCGGGGGCGGCAGAGGCGATAAAATCGGGCAAAAGCCTGCTTGCGGTCGGGATTACCGAGGTACGCGGCGAGTTTGAGCGCGGCGAGATCGTAAACGTCTGCGCGACTGACGGCAAGCTGCTGGCACACGGCATTAGCAACTATTCAAGCTGCGAGCTTGCGCGCATAGCGGGCGCAAAAAGCGATGAGATAGAGCAGACTTTAGGCTACAAAAGCGACGATGACGCAATACATGCGGATAATATCGCGCTGCAATGA